Within the Channa argus isolate prfri chromosome 12, Channa argus male v1.0, whole genome shotgun sequence genome, the region TACTTAGGACTGAGAAGTGATGCACTTACTATATTGTCCTGCAACTATAGTAAAGAATAAAACGCAACTTTGTGAGATCACAATAATATCACAGATGATTTAACAgcataagaagagaaaaagtgtcACAGTACATGTTCAGTTTAAATTTCTATTGTGCACATTGAGGAAAGTGACTCTTCAGATGAGGTGGCGGCTCTTAAAAGAGCCTTTGTGTTTGCGTTCTGCCGTGGATCAGCTTTAGCTTCCGAAGCCGTACAGGGTGCGGCCCTGTCTCTTCAGAGCGTAGACCACGTCCATGGCGGTCACCGTCTTCCTCTTGGCGTGCTCGGTGTAGGTGACGGCATCACGGATCACGTTCTCCAGAAAAACCTTGAGAACACCGCGGGTCTCCTCATAGATCAGACCGGAGATCCGCTTCACGCCACCGCGGCGAGCCAGACGGCGGATGGCGGGTTTGGTGATTCCCTGGATGTTATCACGGAGAACTTTCCGGTGACGCTTGGCGCCTCCTTTGCCGAGTCCTTTACCTCCTTTGCCGCGACCGCTCATTTTCTTAGAACAGAGAACAATGAGAAGCTGGGGGACAGAGCTTCGGCTTTAAGGCGTCTCTCTGTGGACGTAGTTGAAGACAAAAATCCAATGAGACACAGTGACTCTGTTTCCCAGCTGCATCCTGTTCACAAAGGTccatcaacagcagcagaaagtgACAGATGGTCTGAGTCAGTGTCTGTTCACTTCACAATCTGTTCACTATTTTACAGCAAGTGACCGAAAAAAAGCCTCTGCATCTTTCAGCAGCATCATGGCTTCCTAACTGATGTTTTCACTGTTACTATAGTAACTTAGTAAttgattaataaaacatgtactAAGGCTTCATTATCATAAATAATATTGATGATCACAGTCAAAATGTTGgatttacaattgtttttagTGCTGGTGGAGGAGGTCTTGTCATAAGTCAAATGtcaaaattaatttcatatcTCAAATTTTACTGCCTAGTAATAATGATGATTACACactatatttttcttttcattaataATCTGGATTTGAAATGATCTTAGAGTAGCTAGTTTGCAGAAATCAAGTCTTACTTTTCACACCAGtgaaacttttaaaacaagaaCATATTTGCTGTCAGTTCACAGTTGAGCTGCAAACAAATTTCAAAggtgaaaatacacaaagtgtAGCCcaaaaactacaacaaagaaacattttattaatgacaCTAAGTACAGATTGAGATGTGACTAAACTTGTGGAACCAAAGAAGCAGCTGCAGAAGGTGAAGCTGACAGTTTCTGACAACTCTCCTGTTTTATGTCTGCTGCCTCTTCCTACTGTTCTCACTCTGTCTATAAATCACAACCTGTTAACTGAATTTCAGCTGCTTTcaattttttaaaccaaaacattaaagctgATTTGATTTTGTCTTAGGTACCTGTAAAGGAcctagtaactaaagctgtcaaagaAATGTAGTAGTATTTTCCTCTGTGGTTACAGAAAGATTGAAAACATCACAGCACCACAAATCctgttctttttaattattcccacaagaagaaaaacagatgagaaGAAATTTTACATAAGCACATGGATTTCatgatacttttacttaaatgacCTGAGGAGCCTACTTCTTTCACGACTTGTCGGCCTTTTAATGCACATGATGGTTATTAGATGGAGTTTTCCAGGTAGTGGATTGGAGAAAATCTCCTTTTAACACTATTTCTGACACTATTTCAGCACAACTAGTAAATGGAACTTGGAGCACTGAGCTGAGTTTGCACTAGAACAGATTAGAAGGCGAATCTGCTCATGTGTGATTTAATGGATGTTACAATGCACCTTTAATTAAAGGGGAGCTCCAATGATTTAAT harbors:
- the LOC137137114 gene encoding histone H4, whose amino-acid sequence is MSGRGKGGKGLGKGGAKRHRKVLRDNIQGITKPAIRRLARRGGVKRISGLIYEETRGVLKVFLENVIRDAVTYTEHAKRKTVTAMDVVYALKRQGRTLYGFGS